The Elaeis guineensis isolate ETL-2024a chromosome 3, EG11, whole genome shotgun sequence region TTGGGCTTCGATGCTGGCTATATGTTGGATATGGTATGACGCTTGACATTAATAGAAAATTTATGGATAGCAAATTAGCAAACAAGAAATATTGTAAGATCAATCTAGATCCCAATTATTAACTTTTCATTGTAATTTTGCCCTATTGGCTGCTTTTGAATTAGAATACCTTTAGGTGGTATTTGGTGAGTCAAATGGGATCACTAAGGTGATCTTAGATGACCAGTGATTCTTATCCTGCGAGAATATGATCTTGGGATAATCTAAGATCATTATGTTTGGTGTGCTATGTTTAAGTGATTAAAGATCATCGGATATCTATGAGTAATCTATTAGGTATTCCATGGGAATTCAAGATTAGtgattatataatatcaaaattattcttgatattccacaaaaaaatatttattaatcatataaaaatatatattatagtaaattatTACTATATTCCAAAAATATGTTTACCaatcctataaattattaattctacaaaagtatattaattattgTTATAGAATTAACATTTTCATTTATTCTTATGATATATTCTTATTTTAATGCTAAAATTTAGTTTGGTTAGGAAAATAAGGTaactagaagtaatatattaaataatttcataatgtaAGTATAAAGtgcaataatatattttattataatttaaaaatataattgaataacaatatgacaataatatgattaataatgtaTTTGTAATATATTAATTGTATATTAATGTACGAATTTTTTTTGTTAGGCTGGTGGACATATTTGTTTCTAAATTTCAGTCCAAGATTATTGCTTTGGGGTGATATTGGATGTCGGTCCTCAAGGACGAGTTTCAATTTGGTGGTGATTTGAGTGAAGTTGATATGAAATCACTATCATGTAGGTCATCATGGTGCAATCAAATATGGTACTCTCATCATCTCCACCAACATTATTTTTGATGTGGTGGTTATAATGGGCACAATACTATAGAAATCATGTGCATGTCATTGTCAATAAAATGTACAATATGAGTAAAAAGCTTAAAGAAACATCGTCCAGGTGTTCCACAGCCTTGCAGGCAGGATGCGCCATGTTATCCTGGGCTTTCTCAGTTCTCTGTGTTGGTCGTCTTATTTGAGTTCTAGTGTTTCAGTCACAATGTTAGGGAAAATCTGACAGGATAGGCCAAAGAGTTCTCACTGTGAGAGAGGCGAGGAGTTCTTCCTTTTTAGCGTGGTGAATTGGGCTCCCCGACGGCGCTTCTTTCTTCCCCTTCCTCAACCTTGACAACACAGCAATTCACACACAGCTTCTTCCCCGTGGGATTAACAATAACTATTTCCTGATATTTCCCCGGATTGGTAGTCTTGTTTGTAACGGTCCCTTTCCCGACTGTTGCAGGTCGAAATTAAGAGGGCTGAACCAAAGAAAGCTGGTGGCGATCCAGGACACAATGGGAGGGCTGGTCATGGCACTGGTGGTGGCATTCTACCTGGTTACTATCGGGGTGGCACTTACGGATATGGAGGTGCTTATCGATCTGATGGCGTCTTTTATGGCGGAAATTATGGGTATGGTTATGGTGGGGTTCCTAGCTACGGTGCAGGCTTCGGCTCTAGTTATGGCGGGCACGTGTATGGACGTGGTGGATACGGTGGCGGTACCGCGTATGGTGGCCCTGCTGGGTACAATGGGGTGTACGGAGGTTATGGTGCTGGCCGGGGATATGGGGGCAGATACCACCCCTATGGAAAATAACATCTTAATACAATCATGATAaccaaattttactataatcaatttACTGTGCAATACCCACTTCACATGCTTAAATTAATCGGTACTATTTTTCATCTCATATTCACTTTTTATCGCTGTAGAATGACGTTTCCATAACATATTTGCAGCATATTCGGAAAATGtaattcttcaacatctctcAGCTGCTCTTTGTTTTACTTGCTCTGTAGTACTTGGGTCGGGCATTTATAGGGCTACAAGACTTTACTGTGTGATTAGGTTATAATGCAAGCCTAGCATTATGAGTTGCCAGGCTCGCGTATTTCCATCAAACCAGTCATGTACAGGAGTGTTGTGAATCATGACTTTCTGGTGTTCCGATGGATGCTCGAGAGTTGGTGCAAGCTTGATACTTgtgttttttctttttgggtagAAATATTTGTGTTTTCTTTGAGGTTTATTCTTAATGTTGCATAAGATTCATGACTGCTGAGAAATTTGCAGGATGATCATATTATTCTGTAGTTGCTTGCATAAAAACAAATTTCGGAACAAAAAGtggttttcatcaaaaattttcaagTTGTTAGgtctcttttgaaaaaaaaaaaatgatgccatCTTTTGTTGGCAAAATTGTTTCAGTTCTTGGTCCCTTTTGTAGTTGGGGAAAGTCAACCCAACATAGCATTGGAGATCCCCACTTAGGGACCAGCGTTGTCAGCAaacacctttttttttcttttttttttgtggtgtcTAGCTGATGAGTATCATCAAAAATCATGTTGTTGCCGATGGTTATTGGATTAGTAAATTCCTATCCTGTGTATATTAAGTAAAAGTAGGAGGGAGGAAGCTGATAATTTGCTGACCACCAAATGTCTCACCTTTGAGGAAAGTCAGACAGCAGCATACGGTAAGGGGCAGCATAAAATTTCGTGGGATTGATTCAGGGCTGAGCAAAGACATTTAGTACAGCCAGGACAAAACAACATAACAATTGGAACTTGAGGAGGGGGGGTAGGGCGGCAGCTTTGATGGTTTAAACCTAACAAGGACGTAAGAGGAAAATTTGAAGACCCTAAACAGATTAGTGATTAAAAAGGCCACAGGGGTGGAACAAACTTTGTAACTACAGAGGTTCCCAAGCTTCAATGCCTTCGACTCATTTCTGGTTGGGTTCGCTCCTAAAGTGAATTGATTGCTTGTTTTACCTTGCTTGTTGGAGCCCTACGCAATGATATCCCAACAAATGCATGATAATTACACCGTTGCAAGCAGGGCCGGCCCTGGGGCAAGTCAAACTGGACGACCGTCTTAGGTCTTGTATTGATGTTTCAATAGGGTGCAAGGATAattttctacaatattataacaaaaaaaataattaaatatgttaATGATAGGTTTTATACACTGCTTAAtgaatatatctatagaaaattattgcacgtagattaatttttcaataataattaatatttaaagtatgttaatttttaatagagaaggtcccatttttttatttaaccttagatctaaaaaatgTCAGGACCGGCCCTGGTTGCAAGATGACCTCATGATGCTGCTGATTGATCGGCAAAGAAAATATACTCATAATTGAGAATTGAAGTCTTGACAGATCTATGTAGATCATGGATTGCTGTAGGGAATTGCTGTAGGGAATGAAAATcacttgaaattcaaaccataGCTGCCTGCCATTATATTATTTGTGACACAGAACAAGTAGGTTATTCCaataaaacaaataaataaatctgGATTGCTTGATTCAAGTAAGAAATAGTACCATTCCCCAATATAAAACTTAATGCGAAGTTCCAGAAAAAGACAAGGGTTGCAAAAGGTAGAGAATGATGTATCGAAGCCCATAATTGGAAAATATATATGCATTGCAAATGCTTATGACCTTGAAagcaaaaggaaaaaagaaaagagcttCGTTGGCTAATAGACTAAATAGATCCATCAATCTCTCATGTACGaggtaaatataaaaatatatatgaattgcaaGGCTTTTGATCTTAatcttaaaaaaagaaagaaagaaagaaatatttgCCTAATAGACTAAATTGATCAGACGATAGAGATCCATCAGTCTCATGAGGTAAATTTGCTGGAATAAGAAAGAACTCCTGTGTATCAAATTTTACTGAAAAAAAGGTGAATAAAGAAAACTGACAACCGATTATGAGCTCCATGAACATGACTCTTGAGCTCAGAATAAAAAATGCAGCTTGTTCAAATCTTGCAGATCTCTTGGGGACTTCTGTTAAGGCCCCACAACCAAGCCTCGAGCTTAAGCAACACTCTTCAATAAACTCAAACAGTAGTTCACCATCTTATTCCACATTCCCACACTACTtagcttttctttttatttcccaAACAGTTTGCAGCCTTTGGTATTGTTGATGAAAAAGTTGTTCATAACCAACTCCTTGGACCTTTCATGTCCCACTTGCCTTGGAGTTGCCATGCAAGATTTCCAAATACATGTCTAAAGATGAACAGGGATCAATTCTCTAAGGCCACCCTCTGTCACTCTCTGGACTTGTCCCATATCTGAGTGCAACCCCATGGTCCGTCATGCTTCCTGTTGACAAACTTCTGAGTCTCTGCCAAAATTGTCTGTTCCTGCCTGTCTTCAAAGGACCGGAACTAGAGTGCCCCTGAAAGGAACCAGACTCATCACCAGTTAACTTTGTTGGCATACTGGATATGTCAGATGCTAATAGCATTCTCTCTGCTTCCACACTCCACCCCCTACTGATCTTGATTGCTTTCTCTCGAGTCAATGACCCCTGGCTGCAGCTTTCTGATCCTCTATATTCATCACACTCATTGCAGACTAATTTCAAGGCTTGAACTACCTCTCCCATAAATGGACGATGCGAGACTTCAGGTTGAACACACATTGATGCAATGGCTGCTACTTTTGCCAGAATGTCTAATGGTATATTAGTGCCAAGAGCTGGATCAATAATCGTCTCTAAACCATCCATGCTTGTAAGAAGTGGACGAGCCCATGCAACTAGGTTTTCTTGCCCTTGGGGTTTTGACATATCCACTGGCTTCCTTCCAGTAAGGAGCTCAAGAAGAACAACACCATAGCTATAGACATCGCTCTTAACAAGAAGATGCCCAGTCATTGCATATTCAGGGGCCACATAACTAAAGATAGAAAGAGATCATTTTAAAGACCATATCTAGTTCTTAAGAAACAAAAAGAGAATAAAGATTGAGAGCTTCTTACCCAAATGTACCCATAACACGTGTGGAGATATGCTCATTCCCCTCCTTCATAGCCGTTCTGGCCAGGCCAAAATCAGACACTTTTGGCATATAATCATGCCCCAATAAGATGTTGCTCGACTTGAAATCCCGATGTATTACCGGAGGGCTTGAATCTTCATGAAGATAGGCTAGGCCTCGAGCTGCACCAAGTGCAATCTTCATACGGGTGTTCCAATCAAGTGGAGCAGTTTCCTTGTCTACACCTGGGAACCAACAGAAAATCAAAGTGAATTCTGGAAAAGGATGAAAACATCAGAAACTGCATAATTGAAGAGTACAAATAGTAGCAAGGGCAGTAATGTCTAAGATCGCAAGTCAACAAGTTGCTGCAGAAATAGGCCACACTCCAAATAAAAGAcaaacagaaaaagaaaaggcatTTAAAAAATCGGTTACTGACAAACAACATCAAGTCTGTTTTTAGTTACCATGCAAGTGAGATTCCAGACTGCCATTAGGAATAAGTTCATAAACCAGGCAACGGATGTGCTCCTCTGTGCATATACCGATCAACTTGACCAAATTCCTATGATGCAAACGGCTAAGCATCTCAACCTCTGCCAAAAATTCCCTTCCTCCTTGCAAGTCATCTCTCTTGAGAACTTTTACAGCCACCTTGGTTCCATCCTCGAGCACACCTCGATATACACGCCCAAAACCACCTTCTCCAATTATTCTGGAACAATCAAATCTGTTTGTAGCTCTTTCAATCTCAGTGATACTGAATGTTTGTGCTGATCCTTTATATGTGATGCTAGAGCTGAAGGAAGCTGATGCTGAACTAGACCTGCTTCCCAAAATCACAAGTCCCGTtcctgcaatttttttttttttggtggtggaGCGAGCATGTATTTCAGAAGATACAAGAATTATAAATCAACAAAGGCAACAAGACATTAAGAAACAGAACATAGCTGCCATTAACCCCCAGGGTATTTATATTAGCAATAGTAATGCTTTCTGTTACTAAAGAAGACAGTGCACTTTTGCACAAAGAGATGAGCACATTTATTATACTATAATTGGATCCTCAAGAATCTTTAATCTTTTACCTATCTGCAAATATCTATGGAGAAATCCATGCCCTCAGACTTGGAATGTTTCCACTGATAGTCAAATTGATTTCCAATCTACTCTTTTAAATTATATAACTACTATCCTCAGAAGTTGCCATAGTGGTACAATTTAAATGGTAAGGCCATACGGACAACAGACTCAAAAGGATTAGGAAATATATGAGCATGCTTTGACAACCCTTTAATGGACTAATAAATAGATAGTTCCATGAGATGGGGAATATTTGTAGTAATGCTTCCTTTCCAACTAACAGAGAAAGGTTGAAAGCAACCTGACTTGCAGAAGAAATTAAGGATTTACCACaatagaagagaaaaaagggCCATGTTCCATTATCAAGAGAAAATTTAGTCTTAAAGATTCTTACTCGTGCATCAATTGACTTTTTGAATGAGCACTCTAAACCATAAGCAATTACTATACCTGATTGCTTTGCAAAAGATGGTAGCAAAGCATGTggaactcctgctgcaggtagacAAGTATGATCTCTCCGTTTCAACAGAAGCCATGCAGCTCCAACACATAAAATCAAAGCTATGAAAGATGATAGCACTACAACAGCAACTATTCTGCCACTAagttttttgttttgctttctcACATCAACTCCTAGAGGTTTTATCATCCCTGCATTACTGCTGCTGCCAATTGTCCCATAGCCAACATTATTGTTTGCAGGGGATGCTGGTGGAGATGGAGGAAGCCCTGCATAAATCAGTAGATTCAAAAAGTATGACATTCACCAGAACAAATAAGTGATATCTCAACAACCACACAACTGATAGTGATGTGCATTATCCCTGCATTCTGTGTAAGCAATAAGTAATTTGTACTTCCAATACAAATGGCTACAAATTTGGCTTTTCCACTTCTGTAACTGCAAGAAGGATGGGCGGCAATCTGTTAGTGAAAAGTGGTATCTCACTCCCTGGGGTTTTTATGGCCATTCTATATTTTGATATCAGATCCTTGTCTTTATGAAATGTATCCTCCATTTAAGGACCCACTAGGTGGACTGTTGCCATGTGTTATTGAGAACAAAGTACtgaccatcaaaaaaataattattgaacaAAAAAAATGCTAACCTGGATAGAGAACATATAAAACATCATAATCCCCAAAAAGTGATGTTTTTATGACAACCTGCTTTAGCCAGAATTTCTTGTAAGTTGAAAATGCAGTGGTGTTGTCAAATTTCTCTCCATATGGCACCAGATCTACAAGGATATCTGTCTTCTCAAGTTGTTCACTTGCTGCATTTGCCCCCATAATGCGGACCTGGCTTTGTTTCATAAAAATTCCAGAGGCAACTTCTTGGGAAAACTCAGAAACCAAGGGAAAGAATGTGTATAATGCAACACTTAAACGAAGTCCAACTTTAATTGGCAACACACAGAAACATGGCGATCCTGGAACAGGATTTATTAAAGGCTCTGTACATGTCAAAGAACTACAATCTGCCAGCAAACAATAGTAAGTTGTCATTGGTCATGCATGTCTACTTCATGGGAATCTTATAAGCCATTGAGTTTTCCTTAAAAATTGCAAAACAAGTTAGAAGAGAAGATAACAACTGAATGACTGACACATGTGCTTGGTATGTCCATACCCAGATTAGGAGGTGGTGGTGGTAATGACCACATGCGTTGCGGTGATGGTGTCCTGGGCTCGTTAGAAACAGACACAGAAGGAGAAAGCATAGGAGACTGGCTGGGCCCTGAAAACGTGATTATAATCACATTCAAATTTCAAACCAGAAgggaaaaaagatttttttttttttaaaaaaaagacttGAAATACATTCATTTGGGCCCGAAGGAATTAGCGATGATGGTGAAGGAGCTGGAGCTTGGAATGGAGGAAGAGAAGGGCCTGAAAGGTAGAAAAGAGTCAAAAGCTCAAACAATACTATCAATTTTTCCTTCCAGTAATTTACATTCAACATGTGAGACCTTGAAAGTAGGGCAGAGGAGCATGATGCCTTCTCCTATTCTTTGGGAACACTGTTGGAGCTGAAGAGACCACAGGGCTTTCAACTAAAACACAAAATGAGCCAAAGGGCTTGATTATTGAAAGCTTACAAGCAGATGTCCAGTTAAAAGTGGACATCAGATCAAAATTACCAAATACCAGTTACAATATCCAACCTGGTTGGGATGCTGTTGGAGGAAACAGGAAAAATGGAGCAGATGTAGGGTTTCCTACTCTTTTCCTAGGTTTTTGCTGGTGCTTTGGAACTGCAGGTGCAAATGCAGGGCCATGAGGTACACGCACTGCAGGAGGTCGGGGGTGTGACATCATAGGAGCTGGTGTAGTATTTGATGGCCTCTTAGCTTCATGTGGCATAGGGCTGATCACAGGAGAAGAACCTGAACGCAAGATTAGTCATGGCATGCATTACTTAACATTCTCCCTAGAATACTCCAAAAGCCATACTAACTTACCTTTGAAGTGTTCATTAGTCACAGGAGATATACGGTCGTGTATATCTCGCGGTGGTGTAGCAACTGGCATGCCAT contains the following coding sequences:
- the LOC105040443 gene encoding receptor-like serine/threonine-protein kinase ALE2, translated to MGRGVTTLHRWILGAVILFTAICGPGGLVVALSPAIHADPPHVKERVFSPVSVTKSPSTYAPSPVILPKGSFSHPPSVLPPTIKAVPPAIHAVPSLQPPSLSHYVSMEHRSPRTVPPSIGDQPDGPIGSAHDLSPSYTIAPPKGGAHGRAPNSNSPVIVPHASVSASPINIPNNTANKPPSIARMAPPPIVARIAPSAALYPPTKDFYRPAIPPTLNISPVSHGKRYGMPVATPPRDIHDRISPVTNEHFKGSSPVISPMPHEAKRPSNTTPAPMMSHPRPPAVRVPHGPAFAPAVPKHQQKPRKRVGNPTSAPFFLFPPTASQPVESPVVSSAPTVFPKNRRRHHAPLPYFQGPSLPPFQAPAPSPSSLIPSGPNEWPSQSPMLSPSVSVSNEPRTPSPQRMWSLPPPPPNLDCSSLTCTEPLINPVPGSPCFCVLPIKVGLRLSVALYTFFPLVSEFSQEVASGIFMKQSQVRIMGANAASEQLEKTDILVDLVPYGEKFDNTTAFSTYKKFWLKQVVIKTSLFGDYDVLYVLYPGLPPSPPASPANNNVGYGTIGSSSNAGMIKPLGVDVRKQNKKLSGRIVAVVVLSSFIALILCVGAAWLLLKRRDHTCLPAAGVPHALLPSFAKQSGTGLVILGSRSSSASASFSSSITYKGSAQTFSITEIERATNRFDCSRIIGEGGFGRVYRGVLEDGTKVAVKVLKRDDLQGGREFLAEVEMLSRLHHRNLVKLIGICTEEHIRCLVYELIPNGSLESHLHGVDKETAPLDWNTRMKIALGAARGLAYLHEDSSPPVIHRDFKSSNILLGHDYMPKVSDFGLARTAMKEGNEHISTRVMGTFGYVAPEYAMTGHLLVKSDVYSYGVVLLELLTGRKPVDMSKPQGQENLVAWARPLLTSMDGLETIIDPALGTNIPLDILAKVAAIASMCVQPEVSHRPFMGEVVQALKLVCNECDEYRGSESCSQGSLTREKAIKISRGWSVEAERMLLASDISSMPTKLTGDESGSFQGHSSSGPLKTGRNRQFWQRLRSLSTGSMTDHGVALRYGTSPESDRGWP